Proteins encoded together in one Thermoplasmata archaeon window:
- a CDS encoding DUF2203 domain-containing protein, whose protein sequence is MGGPADLRMHSDAPVRLFTVREANDLIPRLEHLFRQIDPMLARLRELRDLIDDAEAYWGEGLVTAPAKDREAYADALSEHADLERSVQGTVDEIRALGCEPKDVARGLVDFAARVGNEVAYLCWQRGEDRLGWWHTLEAGFAGRKALTPEPEPER, encoded by the coding sequence ATGGGTGGCCCCGCGGATCTCCGCATGCATTCCGACGCGCCCGTGCGCTTGTTCACGGTGAGGGAGGCGAACGACCTCATCCCGCGACTCGAACATCTGTTCCGGCAGATCGACCCGATGCTTGCGCGGCTGCGCGAGCTGCGGGACCTGATCGACGACGCGGAGGCGTACTGGGGCGAAGGCCTCGTTACCGCGCCGGCGAAGGACCGCGAGGCATACGCCGATGCCCTTTCCGAGCACGCGGACCTCGAGCGTTCCGTCCAAGGGACGGTAGACGAGATCCGCGCCCTCGGTTGCGAGCCGAAGGACGTGGCCCGCGGCCTCGTCGACTTCGCCGCGCGCGTCGGGAACGAGGTCGCCTATCTCTGCTGGCAGCGCGGCGAGGACCGCCTCGGGTGGTGGCACACGCTGGAGGCCGGCTTCGCGGGCCGGAAGGCCCTCACGCCCGAACCGGAACCGGAACGTTAA
- a CDS encoding metal-sulfur cluster assembly factor, which produces MATKDDVISVLRKCYDPEIPINIYDLGLVYNIDLNPADGKVGVKMTLTAPGCPASAYIHQDVKRKLEQLPGVKEAKVDIVWDPPWTPEMMSETAKKQFGWGI; this is translated from the coding sequence ATGGCGACGAAGGACGATGTGATCAGCGTGCTCCGGAAGTGTTACGACCCGGAGATTCCGATCAACATCTACGACCTCGGCCTCGTCTATAACATCGACCTGAACCCGGCCGACGGCAAGGTCGGCGTGAAAATGACCCTCACCGCGCCGGGATGCCCGGCGTCCGCATACATCCATCAGGACGTCAAGCGGAAACTCGAGCAATTGCCGGGGGTCAAAGAGGCGAAGGTCGACATCGTCTGGGATCCGCCGTGGACGCCTGAGATGATGTCCGAGACGGCGAAGAAGCAGTTCGGTTGGGGCATCTGA